A region from the Vicia villosa cultivar HV-30 ecotype Madison, WI linkage group LG3, Vvil1.0, whole genome shotgun sequence genome encodes:
- the LOC131593501 gene encoding endoglucanase 9-like, with protein MMKKTPVLFLLLILITCLLVVENVECKPNYREALAKSLLFFQGQRSGKLPPDQQIKWRSNSGLSDGRQANVDLTGGYYDAGDNVKFNFPMAFTTTMLSWSTIEYGKRMGPQMKEARAAIRYAADYFLKCATSTPGRLYVGVGDPNVDHKCWERPEDMDTARTVYYVSSKNPGSDVAAETAAALAAASIVFRKVDPSYSKLLLRTSQKVYQFALQYQGSYSNSLGSAACPFYCSYSGFKDELLWGAAWLFRATNAVYYYKLVKSLGADDQPDIFSWDNKYAGAHVLLSKRALLNGDKNFDQYRQETDNFMCKILPNSPSSTTQYTQGGLMFKLPESNLQYVTAITFLLTTYSKYMSATKHTFNCGNVLVTPNTIRSIAKRQANYILGENPLRMSYMVGYGPYFPKRIHHRGSSLPSLSVHPQTIGCDGGFNPFFHSMSPNPNILVGAIVGGPNQNDGFPDDRGDYSHSEPATYINGAIVGPLAYFSGNK; from the exons ATGATGAAGAAAACTCCAGTGCTTTTCTTGTTACTTATCCTCATCACATGTTTGTTGGTTGTTGAAAATGTTGAATGCAAGCCAAATTACAGAGAAGCTTTGGCAAAATCTTTACTGTTTTTTCAAGGACAGAGGTCAGGAAAACTCCCTCCTGATCAACAAATCAAATGGAGATCCAATTCTGGTCTTTCTGATGGGCGTCAAGCCAAT GTTGATTTAACTGGAGGCTACTATGACGCAGGAGACAATGTGAAATTCAATTTTCCAATGGCATTCACAACAACAATGCTATCATGGAGCACAATCGAATATGGAAAGAGAATGGGACCTCAAATGAAAGAAGCAAGAGCGGCGATTCGCTACGCCGCCGACTATTTCCTCAAATGTGCAACATCAACACCTGGAAGACTTTACGTCGGTGTCGGAGATCCAAACGTCGATCACAAATGTTGGGAAAGACCAGAAGATATGGATACTGCTAGAACGGTTTATTATGTATCTTCGAAGAATCCCGGTTCTGATGTCGCGGCTGAAACCGCTGCTGCACTTGCTGCAGCTTCTATTGTTTTTAGAAAAGTTGATCCATCTTATTCTAAGCTTTTGCTGAGAACTTCACAGAAGGTTTATCAGTTTGCTTTGCAGTATCAAGGCTCGTACAGTAATTCACTCGGTTCCGCTGCTTGTCCGTTTTATTGCTCGTATTCCGGATTCAAG GATGAACTATTGTGGGGAGCTGCGTGGCTTTTTCGAGCAACAAACGCGGTTTACTATTACAAATTGGTGAAATCTTTGGGAGCTGATGATCAACCTGATATCTTCAGCTGGGATAACAAATATGCTGGTGCACATGTTCTTCTTTCAAAG AGAGCATTGTTGAATGGTGATAAGAACTTCGATCAATATAGACAAGAAACCGATAATTTCATGTGCAAGATCTTGCCTAACTCGCCCTCTTCAACTACACAATATACACAAG GAGGACTCATGTTCAAGTTACCTGAGAGCAATCTCCAATATGTGACAGCTATAACATTCTTGCTTACGACCTATTCAAAGTATATGTCAGCAACAAAGCACACGTTTAACTGCGGCAACGTTTTGGTCACTCCGAATACCATAAGATCCATAGCGAAAAGACAGGCAA ACTATATATTAGGTGAAAATCCTCTAAGAATGTCGTATATGGTAGGGTACGGTCCATACTTTCCAAAGAGAATTCACCATAGAGGTTCGTCGTTGCCGTCACTATCAGTTCATCCACAAACCATAGGCTGTGATGGAGGTTTCAATCCATTTTTCCATTCAATGAGTCCTAACCCTAACATATTAGTCGGAGCCATAGTTGGAGGTCCGAACCAGAACGACGGGTTTCCGGATGATCGCGGTGATTACAGCCATTCTGAACCGGCAACTTACATCAACGGTGCTATTGTTGGACCTTTAGCATACTTTTCTGGAAACAAGTAA
- the LOC131593502 gene encoding uncharacterized protein LOC131593502 produces MSECNLVAEKVWKEIESTHRVNDDQLYILHFLFGKNFEGASRIVDQRGVKRISGEPSGRFIFQVTGESRKKDQYLCFAENFCACYSFFYDVVNRGEQLCCKHQLAARLAASLGSYVEVKVSDEDLALLLSKI; encoded by the exons ATGAGTGAATGTAATTTAGTAGCAGAAAAAGTGTGGAAGGAAATTGAATCTACACACAGAG TGAATGATGATCAACTTTATAT TTTACATTTTTTGTTTGGTAAGAACTTTGAGGGAGCTTCTAGAATAGTTGATCAAAGAGGTGTTAAGAGGATTTCTGGTGAACCAAGTGGAAGGTTTATCTTTCAG GTTACAGGGGAATCACGGAAAAAAGACCAGTATCTGTGTTTTGCAGAAAACTTTTGTGCATGTTATTCTTTCTTCTATGATGTTGTCAACAGAGGGGAACAGCTATGT TGCAAACATCAATTAGCTGCGAGACTTGCTGCATCGTTGGGATCGTACGTCGAAGTTAAGGTATCTGATGAAGATCTAGCTTTGCTGCTTTCCAAAATATAG